The Drosophila nasuta strain 15112-1781.00 chromosome 2L, ASM2355853v1, whole genome shotgun sequence genome window below encodes:
- the LOC132792103 gene encoding metabotropic glycine receptor isoform X3: protein MNSSNKHKRNNFSDMELCIAIKSKAQSSMQKCHQNQMNQVNTQLSSRQQHRSHINHRDRDHLKKQQENQRVTPQENQQHININRSKTSIIEIIQNYCQRLCQLLLPLLMLLLLLGLAQPSAASPGSSSSSRRDALLAYYKRAQLRQSDSYGIPEYQQQQQTLREAAAFDFEDLTPTGNVVSVLSNADRLRKRSATSTTAQTAAPTTTTTAVPVTTTVAATAAEAAASSKATEKCEPKVLETLPDEPFYDFSELAADAARQFTEFLTYKYANTPIPNDEQTRSEVSRRANAIASYALNEDENLLAFAIAAPSIHTVVVKFRDNVTIPPDQVHNKAYLGSYWRELGAAWNSSDGTREWGAPFRDCNLLTGRWLWPFRISFTEQPIKIVAAAFVAADEDVCNDGLEEVFGRRHGCDRNTTFCLLTENKPMATRDVYTCLCRESFYLPNSTLQGFRGDLVEMSEGYDNFSCVPCPGGCTNCDLHGVCLNFQEEDAINLDACLRLLVAIVLGACILCCVVLSVIVFRQRKCKAIASGMWTVLETILLGIVLLYASVAVHFFPASTERCLLEPWLREIGFITCYGAIILKLYRHLVDFRTRKAHRWVLRDVDLLKYLGTMVFAVVCYMAAFTASSLDLLESAQLKSLREASTNTCHPLKWELVTQTSEMLILCFGLHLAIASRNANTQFRERQFLVTTLTLEFLVSSSFYFLRFVYLPEMSPGAILLALFIRSQLTNSFALGLIFVPKLWYQHKQGTSHDAGQRLGGGYAGLCLGDPDIGELTISEMSPEDIRAELKRLYTQLEILKNKTLRQDNPHISKRRGGRKAGHRRFSLQKKGSKDKALSAKHRSNKHHQDIEITEAEPSRTPEDSVCSGEGPTDTYAEISGISHSMLSHSMVSHSVVSHSK, encoded by the exons atgaacagcagcaacaagcacaaAAGGAACAACTTTAGTGATATGGAACTGTGCATAGCAATAAAGTCAAAAGCTCAAAGTTCAATGCAAAAATGCCACCAAAATCAAATGAATCAAGTGAATACTCAACTAAGCAGCCGCCAGCAGCACAGAAGCCACATCAACCACAGAGATCGAGACCACCTgaaaaagcaacaagaaaacCAACGAGTAACTCCACAAGAAAATCAACAacacatcaacatcaacagaaGCAAAACTAGCATCATCGAAATCATCCAAAACTATTGCCAGAGACTttgtcagctgctgctgccgctgctaatgttgctgttgctcctggGCCTGGCCCAGCCATCAGCTGCATCgccaggcagcagcagcagcagcagacgcgATGCTCTCCTCGCCTACTACAAACGTGCCCAGTTGCGACAGAGCGACTCCTACGGCATTCCAGAgtatcaacagcagcagcaaacgctGCGCGAAGCTGCCGCCTTTGATTTTGAGGATCTAACGCCCACGGGCAACGTGGTCTCGGTGCTCAGCAACGCGGATCGGCTGCGCAAGCGTAGTGCCACCTCAACCACTGCCCAAACTgcagcgccaacaacaacaacaactgcagtcCCAGTGACAAcaactgttgcagcaacagcagccgagGCGGCTGCTAGCAGCAAAGCAACTGAGAAATGCGAGCCAAAAGTGTTGGAAACGCTGCCGGATGAGCCT TTCTACGACTTTAGCGAACTAGCTGCGGATGCAGCACGCCAATTCACAGAATTCCTCACGTATAAATATGCCAACACGCCCATTCCCAACGATGAGCAGACACGCTCGGAGGTTAGTCGACGAGCGAACGCCATTGCCAGCTATGCACTCAACGAGGATGAGAATCTGTTGGCCTTTGCCATCGCAGCGCCCAGCATACACACCGTTGTCGTTAAATTCAGGGACAATGTGACG ATACCACCGGATCAGGTGCATAACAAGGCATATTTGGGCTCATATTGGCGTGAGTTGGG AGCCGCGTGGAACAGCAGCGATGGAACGAGGGAGTGGGGCGCACCATTTCGTGACTGCAACCTGTTGACGGGTCGCTGGTTGTGGCCATTTCGCATATCATTCACCGAGCAGCCAATCAA AATTGTTGCAGCCGCATTTGTGGCCGCCGATGAGGATGTGTGCAACGATGGCCTCGAAGAGGTCTTTGGACGACGTCACGG CTGCGATCGGAATACCACATTCTGTCTGCTAACTGAGAACAAACCGATGGCCACACGCGATGTCTACACGTGTCTGTGCCGCGAATCCTTTTACCTGCCAAACTCAACACTTCAGGGCTTTCGCGGCGATCTCGTTGAGATGAGCGAGGGCTACGACAACTTTTCGTGTGTGCCGTGTCCGGGTGGCTGCACCAACTGTGATCTGCACGGCGTTTGCCTCAACTTTCAGGAGGAGGATGCCATCAATCTGGATGCCTGTCTGCGGCTGCTCGTTGCCATTGTGCTTGGCGCTTGCATTCTCTGCTGCGTTGTCCTCAGCGTCATTGTCTTCAGGCAGCGTAAATGCAAG GCCATTGCATCGGGAATGTGGACCGTGCTGGAGACCATACTACTCGGCATTGTTTTACTTTATGCATCG GTTGCCGTCCATTTCTTTCCCGCCTCCACCGAACGCTGCTTGCTGGAGCCTTGGCTGCGCGAGATCGGCTTCATCACCTGCTACGGTGCCATAATTTTGAAGCTGTATCGCCATCTCGTTGACTTTCGCACACGCAAAGCGCATCGTTGGGTGCTCCGTGACGTTGATCTGCTCAAATATCTGGGCACAATGGTGTTTGCCGTTGTCTGCTACATGGCTGCGTTTACGGCCTCGTCGTTGGATCTGCTGGAGAGTGCGCAGCTGAAGAGTTTACGTGAGGCGAGCACCAACACTTGTCATCCACTCAAATGGGAGCTGGTGACGCAGACAAGCGAGATGCTCATACTGTGCTTTGGCCTCCACTTGGCCATCGCCAGTCGCAATGCCAACACTCAGTTTCGG GAGCGACAATTTCTGGTCACCACGCTGACGCTGGAATTTCTGGTGTCGTCCAGTTTCTATTTTCTGCGCTTCGTTTATCTGCCGGAAATGAGTCCGGGTGCCATTTTGCTGGCGCTCTTTATACGCTCGCAGCTAACGAATAGCTTTGCGTTGGGTTTGATATTTGTGCCAAAATTGTGGTATCAGCACAAGCAG GGTACGTCACACGATGCCGGTCAACGCTTGGGCGGCGGCTATGCGGGTTTATGCCTGGGTGATCCCGACATTGGTGAACTGACCATATCCGAAATGAGTCCCGAGGATATACGTGCCGAACTCAAAAG ACTGTACACGCAATTGGAGATTCTGAAGAACAAAACACTGCGTCAGGATAATCCGCATATTAGCAAAAGGCGCGGAGGTCGCAAGGCGGGCCATCGTCGCTTCTCATTGCAA AAAAAGGGCAGCAAAGATAAG GCTTTAAGTGCCAAACATCGCAGCAATAAGCATCATCAGGATATTGAAATAACCGAGGCAGAACCTTCACGTACACCCGAGGATTCAGTCTGCAGTGGGGAGGGACCGACCGATACCTATGCCGAAATATCCGGTATATCGCATTCAATGCTATCACATTCGATGGTCTCACATTCTGTTGTATCGCATTCCAAgtaa
- the LOC132792103 gene encoding metabotropic glycine receptor isoform X1 produces MNSSNKHKRNNFSDMELCIAIKSKAQSSMQKCHQNQMNQVNTQLSSRQQHRSHINHRDRDHLKKQQENQRVTPQENQQHININRSKTSIIEIIQNYCQRLCQLLLPLLMLLLLLGLAQPSAASPGSSSSSRRDALLAYYKRAQLRQSDSYGIPEYQQQQQTLREAAAFDFEDLTPTGNVVSVLSNADRLRKRSATSTTAQTAAPTTTTTAVPVTTTVAATAAEAAASSKATEKCEPKVLETLPDEPFYDFSELAADAARQFTEFLTYKYANTPIPNDEQTRSEVSRRANAIASYALNEDENLLAFAIAAPSIHTVVVKFRDNVTIPPDQVHNKAYLGSYWRELGAAWNSSDGTREWGAPFRDCNLLTGRWLWPFRISFTEQPIKIVAAAFVAADEDVCNDGLEEVFGRRHGCDRNTTFCLLTENKPMATRDVYTCLCRESFYLPNSTLQGFRGDLVEMSEGYDNFSCVPCPGGCTNCDLHGVCLNFQEEDAINLDACLRLLVAIVLGACILCCVVLSVIVFRQRKCKAIASGMWTVLETILLGIVLLYASVAVHFFPASTERCLLEPWLREIGFITCYGAIILKLYRHLVDFRTRKAHRWVLRDVDLLKYLGTMVFAVVCYMAAFTASSLDLLESAQLKSLREASTNTCHPLKWELVTQTSEMLILCFGLHLAIASRNANTQFRERQFLVTTLTLEFLVSSSFYFLRFVYLPEMSPGAILLALFIRSQLTNSFALGLIFVPKLWYQHKQVRSLAYDLSMRLPVDAFKGTSHDAGQRLGGGYAGLCLGDPDIGELTISEMSPEDIRAELKRLYTQLEILKNKTLRQDNPHISKRRGGRKAGHRRFSLQKKGSKDKALSAKHRSNKHHQDIEITEAEPSRTPEDSVCSGEGPTDTYAEISGISHSMLSHSMVSHSVVSHSK; encoded by the exons atgaacagcagcaacaagcacaaAAGGAACAACTTTAGTGATATGGAACTGTGCATAGCAATAAAGTCAAAAGCTCAAAGTTCAATGCAAAAATGCCACCAAAATCAAATGAATCAAGTGAATACTCAACTAAGCAGCCGCCAGCAGCACAGAAGCCACATCAACCACAGAGATCGAGACCACCTgaaaaagcaacaagaaaacCAACGAGTAACTCCACAAGAAAATCAACAacacatcaacatcaacagaaGCAAAACTAGCATCATCGAAATCATCCAAAACTATTGCCAGAGACTttgtcagctgctgctgccgctgctaatgttgctgttgctcctggGCCTGGCCCAGCCATCAGCTGCATCgccaggcagcagcagcagcagcagacgcgATGCTCTCCTCGCCTACTACAAACGTGCCCAGTTGCGACAGAGCGACTCCTACGGCATTCCAGAgtatcaacagcagcagcaaacgctGCGCGAAGCTGCCGCCTTTGATTTTGAGGATCTAACGCCCACGGGCAACGTGGTCTCGGTGCTCAGCAACGCGGATCGGCTGCGCAAGCGTAGTGCCACCTCAACCACTGCCCAAACTgcagcgccaacaacaacaacaactgcagtcCCAGTGACAAcaactgttgcagcaacagcagccgagGCGGCTGCTAGCAGCAAAGCAACTGAGAAATGCGAGCCAAAAGTGTTGGAAACGCTGCCGGATGAGCCT TTCTACGACTTTAGCGAACTAGCTGCGGATGCAGCACGCCAATTCACAGAATTCCTCACGTATAAATATGCCAACACGCCCATTCCCAACGATGAGCAGACACGCTCGGAGGTTAGTCGACGAGCGAACGCCATTGCCAGCTATGCACTCAACGAGGATGAGAATCTGTTGGCCTTTGCCATCGCAGCGCCCAGCATACACACCGTTGTCGTTAAATTCAGGGACAATGTGACG ATACCACCGGATCAGGTGCATAACAAGGCATATTTGGGCTCATATTGGCGTGAGTTGGG AGCCGCGTGGAACAGCAGCGATGGAACGAGGGAGTGGGGCGCACCATTTCGTGACTGCAACCTGTTGACGGGTCGCTGGTTGTGGCCATTTCGCATATCATTCACCGAGCAGCCAATCAA AATTGTTGCAGCCGCATTTGTGGCCGCCGATGAGGATGTGTGCAACGATGGCCTCGAAGAGGTCTTTGGACGACGTCACGG CTGCGATCGGAATACCACATTCTGTCTGCTAACTGAGAACAAACCGATGGCCACACGCGATGTCTACACGTGTCTGTGCCGCGAATCCTTTTACCTGCCAAACTCAACACTTCAGGGCTTTCGCGGCGATCTCGTTGAGATGAGCGAGGGCTACGACAACTTTTCGTGTGTGCCGTGTCCGGGTGGCTGCACCAACTGTGATCTGCACGGCGTTTGCCTCAACTTTCAGGAGGAGGATGCCATCAATCTGGATGCCTGTCTGCGGCTGCTCGTTGCCATTGTGCTTGGCGCTTGCATTCTCTGCTGCGTTGTCCTCAGCGTCATTGTCTTCAGGCAGCGTAAATGCAAG GCCATTGCATCGGGAATGTGGACCGTGCTGGAGACCATACTACTCGGCATTGTTTTACTTTATGCATCG GTTGCCGTCCATTTCTTTCCCGCCTCCACCGAACGCTGCTTGCTGGAGCCTTGGCTGCGCGAGATCGGCTTCATCACCTGCTACGGTGCCATAATTTTGAAGCTGTATCGCCATCTCGTTGACTTTCGCACACGCAAAGCGCATCGTTGGGTGCTCCGTGACGTTGATCTGCTCAAATATCTGGGCACAATGGTGTTTGCCGTTGTCTGCTACATGGCTGCGTTTACGGCCTCGTCGTTGGATCTGCTGGAGAGTGCGCAGCTGAAGAGTTTACGTGAGGCGAGCACCAACACTTGTCATCCACTCAAATGGGAGCTGGTGACGCAGACAAGCGAGATGCTCATACTGTGCTTTGGCCTCCACTTGGCCATCGCCAGTCGCAATGCCAACACTCAGTTTCGG GAGCGACAATTTCTGGTCACCACGCTGACGCTGGAATTTCTGGTGTCGTCCAGTTTCTATTTTCTGCGCTTCGTTTATCTGCCGGAAATGAGTCCGGGTGCCATTTTGCTGGCGCTCTTTATACGCTCGCAGCTAACGAATAGCTTTGCGTTGGGTTTGATATTTGTGCCAAAATTGTGGTATCAGCACAAGCAG GTTCGTTCACTTGCGTACGATCTATCAATGCGTTTACCTGTGGATGCTTTCAAGGGTACGTCACACGATGCCGGTCAACGCTTGGGCGGCGGCTATGCGGGTTTATGCCTGGGTGATCCCGACATTGGTGAACTGACCATATCCGAAATGAGTCCCGAGGATATACGTGCCGAACTCAAAAG ACTGTACACGCAATTGGAGATTCTGAAGAACAAAACACTGCGTCAGGATAATCCGCATATTAGCAAAAGGCGCGGAGGTCGCAAGGCGGGCCATCGTCGCTTCTCATTGCAA AAAAAGGGCAGCAAAGATAAG GCTTTAAGTGCCAAACATCGCAGCAATAAGCATCATCAGGATATTGAAATAACCGAGGCAGAACCTTCACGTACACCCGAGGATTCAGTCTGCAGTGGGGAGGGACCGACCGATACCTATGCCGAAATATCCGGTATATCGCATTCAATGCTATCACATTCGATGGTCTCACATTCTGTTGTATCGCATTCCAAgtaa